A single region of the Triticum dicoccoides isolate Atlit2015 ecotype Zavitan chromosome 2B, WEW_v2.0, whole genome shotgun sequence genome encodes:
- the LOC119363200 gene encoding zinc finger protein ENHYDROUS-like, translating into MPPNPTEPEQPEAAATPAPPKKKRNLPGTPDPDAEVIALSPGTLMATNRFVCEVCGKGFQRDQNLQLHRRGHNLPWRLRQRGPGAAPPRRRVYVCPEPGCVHHSPARALGDLTGIKKHFCRKHGEKRWACPRCGKRYAVQADLKAHAKTCGTREYRCDCGTLFTRRDSFVTHRAFCGALVEETGRVLAVPAPPSPRPPDLEEVEENVDKDKEKEEENVDKHKEKEDEEDKGGEDENETSAVAEVDEPQNVEAAMEEPQQQRIPPSPSPTPTSPTPQEQQPMVAVVPNLDEPVVVVEPIVDIKQEEEDKRDEDVCFQEADKYDGAELEDSNLPDNDTPMPPCFLPSPSDAIGTDGSSTSCGTVSSASNSIAPATTTSTFAGLFASATTSTTPQSRSLRDLIGVDPTFLCLAIGTPSSLFPQTDASNPGTFAPPPAPHISATALLQKAAEAGASQAGTSFLKEFGLASSSSSTPSRPPQGRFIESSSMQSQQPQGRFIESSSTQSRLPQDRFIDSSSTQSQLPKDRFIDSISTQSRLPHDRFIESSSTQSRLPQDRFIESSSTQSRLPQDRFVESRSTQSRLLQDRFIESSSTQSRLPQDRFIESSSTQFRLPQDRYINNSMPSKLSQGRFMDTSLPSQQLLPQGRFFDNSPASNLSQGRFFDNSQPSNPPQGRFFINSPSSNLPHGRFTDYSSPGRLPQGMYIDGLPQSRLPQGRYMDNSPPAKLPPQGGRFVDSNQQQWHQRSNNHNQLMDMEPGPMVSGSLGLGLAYEGSNPRLPDLMMGQSPLLGPKPATLDFLGLGIGGTMGGSTASGGLPALMVGGELDMGSAAQPPSPWEEAQRKTNGRTIL; encoded by the exons ATGCCGCCCAATCCGACGGAGCCGGAGCAGCCGGAGGCGGCCGCCACGCCGGCGCCGCCCAAGAAGAAGAGGAACCTCCCCGGGACGCCAG ATCCGGACGCGGAGGTGATCGCGCTGTCGCCGGGGACGCTCATGGCGACCAACCGGTTCGTGTGCGAGGTGTGCGGCAAGGGCTTCCAGAGGGACCAGAACCTGCAGCTCCACCGCCGGGGGCACAACCTTCCGTGGCGGCTGCGGCAGCGCGGCCCCGGGGCGGCGCCGCCGCGCCGGAGGGTCTACGTCTGCCCGGAGCCCGGCTGCGTGCACCACTCCCCCGCCCGCGCGCTCGGGGACCTCACGGGCATCAAGAAGCACTTCTGCCGCAAGCACGGCGAGAAGCGATGGGCCTGCCCACGCTGCGGCAAGCGCTACGCCGTCCAGGCCGACCTCAAGGCCCATGCCAAGACCTGCGGCACCCGCGAGTATCGCTGTGACTGCGGCACACTCTTCACCAG GAGGGATAGTTTCGTGACACATCGCGCTTTCTGTGGCGCTCTCGTCGAGGAGACCGGCAGAGTGCTTGCTGTTCCGGCGCCGCCTTCGCCTCGGCCACCTgatttggaggaggttgaggagaatGTGGACAAGGACAAGGAGAAAGAAGAGGAGAATGTGGATAAGCACAAGGAAAAGGAGGATGAGGAGGACAAGGGGGGAGAAGATGAAAATGAGACTTCTGCCGTGGCCGAGGTGGATGAGCCGCAGAACGTTGAGGCAGCAATGGAGGAGCCACAGCAGCAGCGGATTCCGCCGTCGCCATCTCCAACGCCGACATCTCCAACGCCACAGGAGCAGCAGCCAATGGTGGCAGTTGTGCCAAATTTGGATG AGCCAGTGGTGGTTGTGGAGCCAATTGTGGATATCAAGCAAGAGGAGGAAGATAAGCGAGATGAAGATGTTTGCTTCCAGGAAGCTGATAAGTACGACGGCGCTGAACTAGAAGACTCCAACTTGCCAGATAATGATACCCCGATGCCTCCTTGTTTCCTCCCCTCGCCCTCGGATGCCATTGGTACAGATGGCAGCAGCACCAGTTGTGGCACAGTCAGCAGTGCATCTAATTCCATTGCGCCAGCAACGACGACTAGCACATTTGCGGGGCTGTTTGCATCAGCCACAACAAGCACAACTCCCCAGAGTAGATCGCTGCGTGATCTTATCGGTGTTGATCCCACCTTCCTTTGCCTTGCAATAGGTACACCATCCTCTCTGTTCCCGCAGACAGATGCAAGCAACCCCGGCACCTTTGCTCCAccaccagcaccgcacatatctgCCACTGCACTCCTGCAGAAGGCTGCTGAGGCTGGAGCTTCGCAAGCAGGCACATCTTTCTTGAAGGAGTTTGGTCTTGCAAGTTCCTCCTCATCAACTCCATCCAGGCCACCTCAAGGAAGGTTCATCGAGAGCAGCTCAATGCAATCCCAGCAACCCCAAGGAAGGTTCATCGAGAGCAGCTCAACGCAATCCCGGTTACCTCAAGACAGGTTCATCGACAGCAGCTCAACACAATCCCAGTTACCTAAAGACAGGTTCATCGACAGCATCTCAACACAATCCCGGTTACCTCATGACAGGTTCATCGAGAGCAGCTCAACACAATCCCGGTTACCTCAAGACAGGTTCATCGAGAGCAGCTCAACACAATCTCGGTTACCTCAAGACAGGTTCGTCGAGAGCAGGTCAACACAATCCCGGTTACTTCAAGACAGGTTCATTGAGAGCAGCTCAACACAATCAAGGTTACCTCAAGACAGGTTCATCGAGAGCAGCTCAACACAATTTCGATTACCTCAAGATAGGTACATCAATAACTCGATGCCATCCAAGCTATCTCAAGGGAGATTCATGGATACCTCACTGCCATCCCAGCAGCTGCTACCTCAAGGAAGGTTCTTTGACAACTCGCCAGCATCAAATCTGTCTCAAGGAAGGTTCTTTGATAACTCGCAACCATCCAATCCACCTCAAGGAAGGTTCTTCATCAACTCGCCATCATCCAATCTTCCTCATGGAAGGTTCACTGATTATTCGTCACCAGGAAGGTTGCCTCAAGGAATGTACATCGATGGCTTGCCACAATCCAGGCTACCACAAGGAAGGTACATGGACAACTCACCACCGGCCAAGCTACCACCACAGGGGGGAAGGTTCGTTGATAGCAATCAACAGCAGTGGCACCAAAGGAGCAATAATCATAACCAGCTAATGGATATGGAGCCTGGGCCGATGGTATCTGGTAGCCTTGGCCTTGGTCTCGCCTATGAAGGTTCAAATCCAAGGTTGCCAGATTTGATGATGGGGCAATCACCACTTTTGGGTCCCAAGCCTGCCACTCTGGACTTCCTTGGGCTTGGCATCGGAGGGACCATGGGCGGCTCCACGGCCAGCGGTGGCCTACCGGCATTGATGGTGGGAGGAGAGCTGGACATGGGGTCTGCCGCACAGCCGCCCTCTCCATGGGAGGAGGCACAGAGAAAGACCAACGGCCGCACGATCCTGTGA